A section of the Amycolatopsis sp. AA4 genome encodes:
- a CDS encoding LLM class flavin-dependent oxidoreductase produces MSVKLHWFLPTTGDGRTIVERFHANKSQGPSAQRPADLDYLAQVARAAERLGFEGVLTPTGTWCEDAWLTTAALIRETSRLKFLVAFRPGVISPTLAAQMAGTFQRLSGGRVLLNIVTGGDAIEQRRFGDWHDHDARYARTDEFLSIVRGVWSGEPFDFAGDHLRVEGATTLAAPDPVPPLYFGGSSAAALPVAARHADVYLTWGEPPAQVAEKIGKVRELAEQAGRKVRFGVRLHTIARDTSAEAWAEAQKLLDALSPEQIAKAQSQLAASESVGQQRMVALHGGKAGTTARDLEIHPHLWAGIGLVRGGAGTALVGSYAEIADLIEEYHDAGVSEFVLSGYPHLEEAYWFGEGVRPELARRGLLDEVPAVRAVPGERAVAAQ; encoded by the coding sequence ATGAGCGTGAAACTGCACTGGTTCCTGCCGACCACCGGGGACGGCCGGACGATCGTGGAACGCTTCCACGCCAACAAGTCCCAGGGCCCGAGCGCGCAGCGGCCGGCGGACCTGGACTACCTCGCGCAGGTCGCGCGCGCGGCCGAGCGGCTCGGGTTCGAGGGCGTGCTGACCCCGACCGGGACCTGGTGCGAGGACGCCTGGCTGACCACCGCCGCGCTGATCCGCGAGACGAGCCGGCTCAAGTTCCTGGTCGCGTTCCGGCCGGGCGTCATCTCGCCGACGCTCGCCGCGCAGATGGCCGGCACGTTCCAGCGGCTGTCCGGCGGCCGGGTCCTGCTGAACATCGTGACCGGCGGCGACGCGATCGAACAGCGCCGCTTCGGCGACTGGCACGACCACGACGCGCGCTACGCCCGGACCGACGAGTTCCTGTCCATCGTGCGCGGCGTGTGGTCGGGCGAGCCGTTCGACTTCGCCGGCGACCACCTGCGCGTCGAAGGAGCCACGACGCTCGCCGCGCCGGATCCCGTTCCGCCGTTGTACTTCGGCGGTTCCTCGGCGGCGGCGCTCCCGGTCGCCGCGCGGCATGCCGATGTCTACCTGACCTGGGGGGAGCCGCCCGCGCAGGTCGCGGAGAAAATCGGGAAGGTGCGCGAACTGGCGGAACAGGCCGGTCGGAAGGTGCGGTTCGGGGTCCGGCTGCACACCATCGCGCGCGACACCTCGGCGGAGGCTTGGGCGGAGGCGCAGAAGCTGCTGGACGCGTTGAGTCCGGAGCAGATCGCCAAGGCTCAGTCGCAGCTGGCGGCGAGCGAGTCGGTGGGGCAGCAGCGGATGGTCGCGCTGCACGGCGGCAAGGCGGGGACGACGGCGCGGGACCTGGAGATCCATCCGCATTTGTGGGCTGGGATCGGCCTGGTGCGCGGGGGAGCCGGGACTGCGCTGGTGGGGAGCTATGCGGAAATCGCGGATTTGATCGAGGAGTACCACGACGCGGGCGTGTCGGAGTTCGTGCTGTCCGGGTATCCGCATCTGGAGGAGGCGTACTGGTTCGGCGAGGGCGTGCGGCCGGAGCTGGCCCGGCGCGGGTTGCTGGACGAGGTCCCGGCGGTGCGGGCGGTTCCGGGGGAGCGGGCGGTGGCTGCTCAGTAG
- a CDS encoding DinB family protein — protein MAEAERVWPDPLDGDEMTVQTRFLDFLRATAVQKVAGLTREQAAAAPLPSSPRTSALGVVKHLTAVERWWLVIEAGGSAEPSLWPGSPDPSWDLTPEDDVAAVVAAYRAEWERSAAALAGLVPEDRTRRSGKFTVRWVLAHVVQETARHVGHLDALRELADGSVGE, from the coding sequence ATGGCGGAGGCAGAGCGCGTCTGGCCGGATCCGCTCGACGGCGACGAGATGACCGTGCAGACGCGGTTCCTCGATTTCCTGCGGGCGACCGCGGTGCAGAAGGTCGCCGGGCTGACCCGGGAGCAGGCGGCCGCGGCGCCGCTGCCGAGTTCGCCGCGGACCAGCGCGCTGGGCGTGGTCAAGCACCTGACCGCGGTCGAGCGGTGGTGGCTGGTGATCGAGGCGGGCGGGTCCGCCGAACCTTCGCTGTGGCCGGGCTCTCCGGATCCGAGTTGGGATCTGACACCGGAGGACGACGTCGCGGCGGTGGTCGCGGCCTATCGCGCCGAGTGGGAACGATCGGCGGCGGCGTTGGCCGGGCTGGTTCCGGAGGACCGGACGCGGCGGTCTGGGAAGTTCACCGTCCGCTGGGTGCTCGCGCACGTCGTGCAGGAGACCGCTCGGCACGTCGGGCACCTCGACGCGCTGCGGGAACTCGCCGACGGCTCCGTGGGCGAGTGA
- a CDS encoding ABC transporter permease, producing the protein MSISTTGVLPRAETAAPKRAQRRRLPSLRRWISPVALVAAWQIASSTGALPPDKLSSPWTVLQAGVDVARSGELGSAFVVSLGRVGAGFALGALAGLLLGAISGLSRWGEALVDPPVQMLRTLPFLGLIPLFILWFGIGEETKIFLVALGVAFPLYLNVHSGIRTADPQLGEAARALGFTRGERLWHVVLPGALPQALVGLRQSLGVAWLALIVGETVNADAGIGYLINNAREFLRTDVVVVGLVVYAVLGLVTDALVRLLERRALRWRAR; encoded by the coding sequence GTGTCGATTTCCACCACGGGCGTGCTGCCGCGCGCCGAAACGGCCGCGCCGAAGCGCGCGCAACGGCGGCGGCTGCCGTCGCTGCGCCGCTGGATCAGCCCGGTCGCGCTGGTCGCGGCGTGGCAGATCGCCAGCTCGACCGGCGCGCTGCCGCCGGACAAACTCAGCTCGCCTTGGACCGTCCTGCAAGCCGGAGTCGATGTCGCCCGCAGCGGCGAACTCGGCAGCGCCTTCGTGGTCTCGCTGGGCCGCGTCGGCGCCGGATTCGCTCTCGGAGCGCTCGCCGGGCTGCTGCTCGGAGCCATTTCGGGGTTGTCGCGCTGGGGCGAAGCACTGGTCGACCCGCCGGTGCAGATGCTGCGCACCTTGCCGTTCCTCGGGTTGATCCCGTTGTTCATCCTGTGGTTCGGGATCGGCGAAGAGACCAAGATCTTCCTGGTCGCGCTGGGCGTGGCGTTTCCGCTGTACCTGAATGTCCACTCGGGAATCCGCACCGCCGATCCGCAGCTCGGGGAGGCCGCGCGGGCGCTGGGATTCACCCGCGGCGAACGGCTGTGGCACGTCGTCCTGCCGGGTGCGCTGCCGCAGGCGCTGGTCGGGCTGCGGCAGTCGCTCGGGGTCGCGTGGCTGGCGCTGATCGTCGGCGAGACGGTCAACGCGGACGCCGGGATCGGTTACCTCATCAACAATGCCCGCGAATTCCTGCGCACCGACGTCGTGGTGGTCGGGCTCGTGGTCTACGCCGTGCTGGGCCTCGTCACCGACGCGCTCGTCCGGCTGCTCGAAAGGAGGGCCCTGCGATGGCGAGCCCGGTAG
- a CDS encoding ABC transporter ATP-binding protein, producing MASPVVEVRDLTKKFGDRTVLDRLDLDVGRGEFVALLGRSGSGKSTLLKVLAGLDEEIEGTASIDGTVSVAFQQPRLLPWRKVWRNIVLGLRQDNDRAVAEKALAEVRLAEHADKWPLTLSGGEAQRVSLARALVREPDLLLLDEPFGALDALTRLAMHRLVEDLWRTHQPAVLLVTHDVDEALVLADRILVLGEGHIVAEHVLGRPRPRKAADNAEVRSRVLADLGVTEGAPA from the coding sequence ATGGCGAGCCCGGTAGTCGAGGTCCGCGACCTCACCAAGAAATTCGGCGACCGCACTGTCCTCGACCGGCTGGACCTGGACGTCGGCCGCGGCGAGTTCGTCGCGTTGCTGGGGCGGAGCGGATCGGGGAAGTCGACGCTGCTGAAGGTGCTGGCTGGGCTCGACGAGGAGATCGAGGGCACCGCGAGTATCGACGGGACGGTGTCCGTCGCCTTCCAGCAGCCGCGGTTGCTGCCGTGGCGCAAGGTCTGGCGCAACATCGTGCTCGGGCTGCGGCAGGACAACGACCGCGCCGTCGCCGAGAAGGCACTGGCCGAGGTGCGGCTGGCGGAGCACGCCGACAAGTGGCCGCTCACGCTCTCCGGCGGTGAAGCGCAACGGGTTTCGCTGGCCCGCGCCTTGGTCCGCGAGCCGGATCTCCTGCTCCTGGACGAACCGTTCGGCGCGCTCGACGCGTTGACCCGGCTGGCGATGCACCGGCTCGTCGAGGACCTGTGGCGAACGCACCAGCCCGCGGTGCTGCTGGTGACTCACGACGTCGACGAGGCGCTCGTGCTCGCCGACCGGATCCTCGTCCTCGGCGAAGGGCACATCGTCGCCGAACACGTACTCGGCCGGCCGCGTCCGCGGAAGGCCGCCGACAATGCCGAGGTGCGCAGCCGCGTCCTGGCCGACCTGGGAGTGACCGAAGGTGCACCTGCGTAA
- a CDS encoding MBL fold metallo-hydrolase: MADQLYFRQLLAGRDFAVGDPVATQMVNFAYLIGDREAGEAVLVDPAYAVGDLVETLEADGMRLTGVLATHHHPDHVGGDMMGFSLPGIAELLALRPVPIHVNAQESEWVRRVTGVSDTDLRAHEHDDVVTVGSIDIRLLHTPGHTPGSQCFLVGDRLVSGDTLFLEGCGRTDFPGGDADAIFRSLQWLATLPGDPVVYPGHQYSPESSASLSRVKSSNFVFRPRSLEEWRMMFGG, encoded by the coding sequence ATGGCAGACCAGCTTTACTTCCGCCAACTGCTCGCCGGCCGCGATTTCGCCGTCGGGGACCCCGTCGCGACCCAGATGGTGAATTTCGCTTACCTGATCGGGGACCGCGAAGCGGGCGAGGCGGTGCTGGTCGACCCGGCGTACGCGGTGGGCGACCTGGTCGAGACGCTGGAAGCCGACGGGATGCGGCTGACCGGCGTCCTCGCGACGCACCACCACCCCGACCACGTCGGCGGCGACATGATGGGTTTCTCGCTCCCGGGCATCGCGGAACTGCTCGCGCTGCGGCCGGTGCCGATCCACGTCAACGCGCAGGAAAGCGAGTGGGTGCGCCGGGTGACCGGCGTGTCGGACACCGACCTGCGCGCGCACGAGCACGACGACGTCGTGACCGTCGGCTCGATCGACATCCGGCTGCTCCACACGCCCGGGCACACGCCGGGAAGCCAGTGCTTCCTGGTCGGCGACAGGCTGGTCTCCGGGGACACGCTGTTCCTCGAGGGCTGCGGCCGGACCGACTTCCCGGGCGGCGACGCGGACGCGATTTTCCGCAGCCTGCAATGGCTGGCGACCCTGCCCGGGGATCCGGTGGTGTACCCCGGCCACCAGTATTCGCCGGAATCTTCGGCGTCGCTGTCGCGGGTGAAGAGCTCGAATTTCGTGTTCCGGCCCCGGTCTCTCGAGGAATGGCGGATGATGTTCGGCGGCTGA
- a CDS encoding LuxR C-terminal-related transcriptional regulator has product MAADVQWWARLAREVRAAGRGDLPVETPLRTVRDELGFDCAALVTGGRQHTATVNLGYPSDALGYITTTYRWKCPIHQRAIRLGLPLRFVDVPEVHETRTYQEVIQPHGFREGMTLPLRAAPGEAPGFVALSSTHDRPLDDESRLALTMLSHDFAALADPGAEPGDPAADVVLLVSQGKAEVRSAAVGQLPLSEHEVRFAARCATAGRTGFRHRDADGVWWRVLARARRPDGVLLRISRVPDPGPLTGRELDVVGLVSRGWSNERISSALGITVRTVRSHVESSLVKLDCPNRTALARHALEHDLDTLGALAAAQR; this is encoded by the coding sequence ATGGCCGCAGATGTGCAGTGGTGGGCCCGGCTCGCTCGGGAAGTGCGCGCGGCGGGCCGGGGCGACCTGCCGGTCGAGACGCCGTTGCGGACCGTGCGCGACGAACTCGGTTTCGATTGCGCTGCCTTGGTCACCGGCGGGCGGCAGCACACCGCGACCGTCAACCTCGGCTACCCCTCGGACGCACTCGGCTACATCACGACGACCTACCGCTGGAAATGCCCGATCCACCAGCGCGCGATCCGGCTGGGCCTGCCGCTGCGGTTCGTCGACGTGCCAGAAGTCCACGAAACCCGGACCTACCAGGAAGTCATTCAACCGCACGGGTTCCGCGAAGGGATGACGCTGCCGCTGCGGGCGGCCCCGGGCGAGGCGCCGGGCTTCGTGGCACTGAGTTCGACGCACGACCGGCCGCTGGACGACGAATCCCGCCTGGCGCTCACGATGCTGTCGCATGATTTCGCCGCGCTGGCCGATCCCGGCGCCGAGCCGGGCGATCCCGCCGCGGACGTTGTGCTGCTCGTTTCGCAGGGCAAGGCCGAGGTGCGTTCGGCCGCGGTCGGGCAACTGCCGCTGAGCGAGCACGAGGTCCGGTTCGCCGCGCGGTGCGCCACAGCCGGGCGGACCGGATTCCGCCACCGGGACGCGGACGGCGTCTGGTGGCGGGTGCTGGCGCGGGCGCGGCGTCCGGACGGAGTGCTGCTGCGGATCTCCCGCGTGCCCGATCCCGGGCCGTTGACCGGGCGGGAACTGGACGTCGTGGGACTGGTCTCGCGTGGGTGGTCGAACGAACGGATCTCGTCGGCGCTCGGGATCACGGTCCGGACGGTGCGCAGCCATGTCGAGTCTTCGCTGGTGAAGCTCGACTGTCCGAACCGGACCGCACTGGCCCGGCACGCGCTCGAACACGACCTCGACACGCTCGGCGCGTTGGCGGCCGCCCAGCGCTGA
- a CDS encoding alpha-hydroxy acid oxidase, protein MTTFEPEHLPRRPVRRRLPRPSEIRPLLKFRQPRFDVRERRLAAAHTIDDLRTIARRRTPRPVFDYVDGAAEQEISLGRARRAFENVELHPRVLQDVTEVDPATSVLSGQSALPLVLAPTGFTRMMHHEGEIAVARAAARAGIPYVLSTMGTTDLEDVRACAPSARQWFQLYLWKDRAASEALVERAAQAGYEALVLTVDTPIGGARMRDVRNGLTIPPTLTVRTLAGIAVRPSWWMNLLTTEPLQFAALNNFDGTVEELIGTMFDPSLTVADLRWLRGRWPGKLIVKGIQSVADAKEMAASGVDALVLSNHGGRQLDRAPTPLELLPRVVDAVGDDCEVILDTGVRTGADLVAARALGASAAMVGRAYLYGLMAAGEQGVERAIDILRAEYVRTLRLLGVRRTDEITGEHASLRLPARI, encoded by the coding sequence ATGACCACGTTCGAACCCGAGCACCTGCCCCGGCGGCCGGTCAGGCGACGGCTGCCCCGCCCGTCGGAGATCCGGCCGCTGCTCAAGTTCCGGCAGCCGCGGTTCGACGTCCGCGAGCGCCGCCTCGCCGCCGCGCACACCATCGACGACCTGCGCACCATCGCGCGCCGCCGCACGCCCCGGCCGGTCTTCGACTACGTCGACGGCGCGGCGGAGCAGGAAATCAGCCTCGGCCGGGCCCGGCGGGCCTTCGAGAACGTCGAGTTGCACCCGCGCGTGCTGCAGGACGTCACCGAGGTGGACCCGGCCACGTCAGTCCTCAGTGGACAGTCCGCGCTGCCGCTCGTGCTGGCGCCCACCGGCTTCACCCGCATGATGCACCACGAAGGCGAGATCGCCGTCGCCCGCGCGGCTGCCCGCGCCGGGATCCCGTACGTGCTCTCGACGATGGGAACCACCGATCTCGAAGACGTCCGGGCCTGCGCGCCGTCCGCGCGGCAGTGGTTCCAGCTCTATCTCTGGAAGGACCGCGCCGCGAGCGAAGCGCTGGTCGAACGCGCAGCTCAAGCCGGGTACGAGGCGCTCGTCCTGACCGTCGACACCCCGATCGGCGGGGCGCGGATGCGCGATGTCCGGAATGGACTGACGATCCCGCCGACGCTGACCGTCCGCACCCTCGCCGGGATCGCGGTCCGGCCGTCCTGGTGGATGAACCTCCTGACCACCGAACCGCTGCAGTTCGCCGCGTTGAACAACTTCGACGGCACGGTCGAAGAACTGATCGGGACGATGTTCGACCCGTCCCTGACCGTCGCAGACCTGCGGTGGCTGCGCGGCCGGTGGCCGGGAAAGCTGATTGTCAAAGGGATTCAGAGCGTCGCGGACGCCAAGGAGATGGCCGCTTCCGGCGTCGACGCGCTCGTGCTCTCGAACCACGGCGGGCGCCAGCTCGACCGCGCGCCGACCCCGCTCGAACTGCTGCCCCGTGTCGTGGACGCGGTCGGGGACGACTGCGAGGTCATCCTCGACACCGGCGTCCGGACCGGCGCGGACCTGGTGGCCGCACGGGCACTGGGCGCGTCGGCGGCGATGGTCGGCCGCGCGTATCTGTACGGCCTGATGGCAGCGGGAGAACAAGGCGTCGAGCGCGCGATCGACATCCTCCGCGCCGAGTACGTGCGGACGTTGCGGCTTCTCGGCGTCAGGCGCACCGACGAGATCACCGGCGAACACGCCTCCCTTCGGCTGCCCGCCCGGATTTGA
- a CDS encoding GntR family transcriptional regulator → MSGEVREQAGSTPGSIAQALRDDLLDGLLEPGTRLTEESLSARFGAGRHSVRSGLQTLVSEGLLEHQRNKGIVVPAVTAERIDAMCSYRSILELGALRLALLQNAGFDAVDEAVRRLESMTAETPWRHVIEAHSAVHTEIVAASGNPRVLAAHRACANELNCMLATIRAESSAAQLATTHRHLVDQLRVGGETALKALEDDLELGGRAMMHLALRRRIEVPYLLS, encoded by the coding sequence ATGAGTGGCGAAGTGCGCGAACAGGCGGGCAGTACGCCGGGAAGCATCGCGCAGGCGCTTCGCGACGATCTCCTGGACGGTCTCCTCGAACCCGGCACGCGGCTCACGGAGGAATCTCTGAGCGCTCGCTTCGGGGCGGGCCGCCATTCGGTCCGGTCCGGCCTGCAGACGCTGGTGTCCGAGGGCCTGCTCGAACACCAGCGCAACAAGGGGATCGTCGTCCCCGCGGTGACCGCCGAACGCATCGACGCGATGTGCTCGTACCGCTCGATCCTGGAACTCGGCGCGCTGCGGCTGGCCCTGCTCCAGAACGCGGGCTTCGACGCGGTCGACGAGGCGGTGCGGCGGCTCGAGTCGATGACCGCCGAAACCCCGTGGCGGCACGTGATCGAGGCGCACAGCGCGGTGCACACCGAGATCGTGGCCGCCAGCGGCAACCCGCGCGTGCTGGCGGCGCACCGGGCCTGCGCGAACGAACTGAACTGCATGCTCGCGACGATCCGGGCCGAATCGTCCGCCGCCCAGCTGGCGACGACCCACCGGCACCTCGTCGACCAGCTCCGGGTCGGCGGGGAGACCGCGTTGAAGGCGCTGGAGGACGACCTCGAACTCGGCGGCCGCGCGATGATGCATCTCGCGCTGCGCCGCCGGATCGAGGTGCCCTACCTGCTCTCGTGA
- a CDS encoding ABC transporter substrate-binding protein produces the protein MHLRNVLAAALLLTGLAACSSSTSDGRAPVPAAVSPAELKKVTLRVGDQKGGVKSLLTAAGQLTGTPYRIEWSTFTSGPPLLEAASAGAIDVGRVGNTPPIFAAASKAKISVVSVAKSNVERETILVPPDSPLTDVASLRGKTVGVAKGSSAHGQLLNTLKKAGLSTKDIKISFLQPSEAFAAFTQHQIDAWSIWDPYTAQAQIDAHARVLADGRGASNGLAFETASTTALADPGKNSAIKDFVQRVVKAQLWSNSHPDEWARAWAAETGLKLEVAKKAVSAGRDRPVPLDDSVVASEQQLADAFANEGTLPGKVDFAAFVDRRYGPDIEAARRNG, from the coding sequence GTGCACCTGCGTAACGTCCTGGCCGCGGCGCTTCTGCTGACCGGGCTCGCCGCCTGCTCGTCGTCCACTTCGGACGGTCGCGCGCCGGTTCCGGCCGCGGTTTCGCCCGCGGAGCTGAAGAAGGTCACGCTGCGCGTCGGCGATCAGAAAGGCGGCGTGAAATCCCTGCTCACCGCCGCCGGGCAGCTGACCGGCACGCCGTATCGGATCGAATGGTCCACGTTCACTTCCGGGCCGCCGTTGCTGGAGGCGGCTTCGGCGGGCGCGATCGACGTCGGCCGGGTGGGCAACACGCCGCCGATTTTCGCGGCCGCGTCGAAGGCGAAGATCTCCGTGGTGAGCGTGGCGAAGAGCAACGTGGAGCGGGAAACCATTCTGGTGCCGCCGGATTCGCCGTTGACCGACGTCGCGTCCTTGCGGGGCAAGACGGTCGGGGTCGCGAAGGGGAGTTCGGCGCACGGGCAGCTGCTCAACACGCTGAAGAAGGCCGGTCTGTCCACGAAGGACATCAAGATCTCCTTCCTGCAGCCGTCCGAAGCGTTCGCCGCGTTCACCCAGCACCAGATCGACGCGTGGTCGATCTGGGATCCCTACACCGCGCAAGCCCAGATCGACGCGCACGCCCGCGTGCTCGCCGACGGTCGGGGCGCGTCCAACGGGCTCGCCTTCGAGACCGCGAGCACGACCGCGCTGGCCGATCCGGGCAAGAACTCGGCGATCAAGGATTTCGTGCAGCGCGTGGTGAAAGCGCAGCTCTGGTCGAACTCGCATCCGGACGAATGGGCGCGCGCCTGGGCGGCGGAAACCGGGTTGAAGCTCGAGGTGGCGAAGAAGGCCGTCTCCGCCGGGCGGGACCGGCCGGTCCCGCTGGACGATTCCGTCGTCGCGTCCGAGCAGCAGCTCGCCGACGCGTTCGCGAACGAGGGCACGCTGCCCGGGAAGGTCGACTTCGCGGCGTTCGTCGACCGCCGTTACGGGCCCGACATCGAGGCCGCGAGGAGGAACGGATGA
- a CDS encoding ABC transporter ATP-binding protein, whose protein sequence is MTTGRDVLRNALAGQRKSVVAAAVLAAGHQGGEALVPVVIGVVLDRAVADSSAFTLLGWLAVLAIVFLVLSTSYRFGARAAEGAAERAAHEIRLAVTRRVLHPRGGAENGSLAGELVSVGTSDARRVGMVNAVLPFGIAALAGLAVSAVVLLRMSVPLGLLVLLGTPPLLFLAHLVGKPLEKRSELEQERAAHASGVAADLVSGLRVLKGIGAEPAATARYRRTSRDSLQATIRAARAQAWHNGALLALTGVFIAIVALAGGSLAANGEISVGDLVAAVGLAQFLQTPFTIFAWVNGQLAQGRASASRVAAVLAAPPAVPDGTGALPAPARGSVELSAVSQGKLRELNLTVPPGELLGVVTTDPAAATDLLDCLGRFADPRTGSVHVDEAHLSTVDPDRVRDVVLVAAHDTDLFEGTVEDNVRGRMPAIPDGVLTASAADEVAATLPTGTATTITERGRSLSGGQRQRVALARALATEAPVLVLHDPTTAVDTVTEARIAAGVAALRRTRTTILLTTSPALLTVTDRVVLIEDGHLTAQGTHADLVRTEPAYREAVLS, encoded by the coding sequence ATGACCACCGGCCGGGACGTCCTGCGCAATGCCCTCGCCGGACAGCGGAAATCCGTCGTCGCGGCGGCCGTCCTCGCCGCCGGGCACCAGGGCGGCGAGGCGCTCGTCCCGGTCGTGATCGGCGTCGTGCTGGACCGGGCCGTCGCCGACAGCTCCGCCTTCACACTCCTCGGCTGGCTGGCCGTGCTGGCGATCGTCTTCCTCGTGCTCTCCACCAGCTACCGCTTCGGCGCGCGGGCCGCGGAAGGCGCCGCCGAGCGGGCCGCGCACGAGATCCGGCTCGCGGTCACCCGGCGCGTCCTGCACCCTCGCGGCGGCGCGGAGAACGGTTCGCTCGCGGGGGAATTGGTGAGCGTCGGAACCTCGGACGCCCGCCGCGTCGGCATGGTCAACGCGGTGCTTCCGTTCGGCATCGCCGCGCTCGCCGGACTGGCCGTCAGCGCGGTGGTGCTCCTGCGGATGTCCGTGCCGCTCGGATTGCTCGTCCTCCTCGGCACCCCGCCGCTGCTGTTCCTCGCCCACCTCGTCGGCAAACCGCTGGAAAAGCGCAGCGAACTGGAGCAGGAACGCGCCGCGCACGCCTCGGGCGTCGCTGCCGACCTGGTCAGCGGATTGCGGGTGCTGAAAGGCATCGGCGCGGAACCGGCGGCGACGGCGAGGTACCGGCGCACCAGCCGGGATTCCCTGCAGGCGACCATCCGCGCGGCCCGCGCCCAGGCGTGGCACAACGGCGCGCTGCTCGCGCTCACCGGCGTCTTCATCGCAATCGTCGCCCTCGCCGGCGGCTCGCTGGCCGCGAACGGCGAGATCTCCGTCGGCGACCTGGTGGCCGCGGTCGGGCTCGCCCAGTTCCTGCAGACGCCGTTCACCATCTTCGCCTGGGTCAACGGCCAGCTCGCCCAAGGCCGCGCCTCCGCCAGCCGGGTCGCCGCGGTGCTGGCCGCTCCCCCAGCCGTCCCCGACGGAACCGGCGCACTCCCCGCCCCAGCCCGCGGCAGCGTCGAGCTTTCCGCCGTATCCCAGGGAAAACTCCGCGAACTAAACCTCACCGTCCCGCCCGGCGAGTTGCTCGGCGTCGTCACCACCGACCCCGCCGCGGCCACCGATCTCCTCGACTGCCTCGGCCGCTTCGCCGACCCCCGCACCGGCTCCGTCCACGTCGATGAGGCGCACCTGTCCACTGTGGACCCCGACCGAGTCCGCGACGTCGTCCTCGTCGCCGCGCACGACACAGATTTGTTCGAAGGAACCGTGGAAGACAACGTTCGCGGCCGGATGCCCGCCATCCCCGACGGAGTGCTCACCGCCTCCGCCGCCGACGAAGTCGCCGCGACGCTCCCCACCGGCACCGCCACGACCATCACCGAACGCGGCCGCTCCCTCTCCGGCGGACAACGCCAACGAGTCGCCCTCGCACGCGCCCTCGCCACCGAAGCCCCGGTCTTGGTCCTCCACGACCCGACGACCGCCGTCGACACCGTCACCGAAGCCCGCATCGCCGCCGGAGTCGCAGCCCTTCGCCGAACCCGCACCACGATCCTCCTCACCACGAGCCCAGCCCTGCTCACCGTCACCGACCGCGTCGTCCTGATCGAAGACGGACACCTCACCGCCCAAGGGACCCACGCCGACCTGGTCCGCACCGAACCGGCCTACCGAGAGGCAGTCCTCTCGTGA